A window of the Kosakonia radicincitans DSM 16656 genome harbors these coding sequences:
- a CDS encoding glycoside hydrolase family 1 protein, with product MAIFPKDFLWGGAIAANQAEGAWNEDGKGPSIADVVRGGIASGKHDATIDPNLYYASHEAIDFYHRYKEDIALFAEMGFKCFRTSIAWSRIFPRGDETTPNEAGLKFYDDLFDELLKYGIEPVITLSHYETPLALYQEYGGWKNRQLIDFFSRYCETVFRRYQRKVKYWMTFNELNNMNRMPFATGAVDASAGAQDIWQANHHQFVANALANKLCHDIIPDVQIGCMLSLSTVYPATCNPEDIFSTMQLRRRSLFFSDVMMLGHYPAFAPRLFRELGVELTIADGDLQLLADYPSDYLGFSYYRSVLHQAGGQFRIDTGGTAGLDNPFLEKTAWGWPIDPQGFRIVCNELADRYRKPLFIVENGYGGIDEPDASGQINDLARIDYGRRHIQAMAEAIDDGCDIMGYTWWGPIDIVSAGTGEMKKRYGFIYVDKDNDGNGTLKRSKKRSFEWYQQVIASHGEVL from the coding sequence ATGGCTATTTTCCCGAAAGATTTTTTGTGGGGCGGCGCGATTGCCGCCAACCAGGCGGAAGGCGCATGGAACGAGGATGGCAAAGGGCCATCGATTGCCGACGTGGTGCGCGGCGGTATCGCTTCCGGCAAACATGATGCGACGATTGACCCAAATCTCTATTACGCCAGCCACGAAGCGATTGATTTCTACCATCGCTACAAAGAAGACATCGCGCTGTTCGCAGAGATGGGTTTCAAATGCTTTCGTACCTCGATTGCCTGGTCGCGCATTTTCCCGCGTGGCGATGAAACTACGCCAAACGAAGCGGGGCTAAAATTTTACGACGATCTGTTTGATGAACTGCTGAAGTACGGCATTGAACCGGTGATTACCCTCTCCCACTATGAGACGCCGCTGGCGCTGTATCAGGAGTATGGCGGCTGGAAGAATCGCCAGTTGATTGATTTCTTCAGCCGCTACTGCGAAACGGTATTCCGCCGTTACCAGCGTAAGGTCAAATACTGGATGACCTTCAACGAACTGAACAATATGAACCGTATGCCGTTCGCCACTGGCGCGGTGGATGCCAGCGCCGGTGCGCAGGATATCTGGCAGGCGAATCACCACCAGTTTGTCGCTAACGCACTGGCGAACAAGCTGTGCCACGACATCATTCCCGATGTGCAAATCGGCTGCATGCTGTCGCTGAGCACCGTTTACCCGGCAACCTGCAACCCGGAAGATATCTTCTCTACTATGCAGTTACGCCGCCGTTCGCTGTTTTTCTCCGATGTGATGATGCTCGGCCACTATCCGGCATTTGCGCCGCGTCTGTTCCGCGAACTGGGCGTGGAGCTGACCATTGCCGACGGCGATCTGCAACTGCTGGCCGATTATCCGTCGGATTATCTCGGCTTTAGCTACTACCGCAGCGTATTGCATCAGGCGGGCGGCCAGTTCCGTATTGATACCGGCGGTACTGCCGGGCTGGATAATCCGTTTCTTGAAAAAACCGCCTGGGGCTGGCCGATCGATCCGCAGGGTTTCCGTATCGTCTGTAATGAACTGGCGGATCGCTACCGCAAGCCGCTGTTTATTGTCGAAAATGGTTATGGCGGTATCGATGAGCCGGATGCCAGCGGGCAGATTAACGATCTGGCGCGAATCGATTATGGCCGCCGCCATATTCAGGCAATGGCAGAAGCCATTGACGATGGCTGCGACATTATGGGTTACACCTGGTGGGGACCGATTGATATCGTCAGTGCCGGAACCGGCGAGATGAAAAAGCGCTATGGCTTTATCTATGTCGACAAAGATAACGACGGCAACGGTACGCTGAAGCGTAGCAAAAAACGCAGTTTTGAATGGTATCAGCAAGTTATCGCCAGTCATGGTGAAGTGCTGTAA
- a CDS encoding alpha/beta hydrolase, translated as MSTWHLVDPELRPALESWTPTTLNADALSDLRAQRQQAALAAMQLDDGLALEMSERNLEGIDGEPPVRVRIIAPVTPRANRMGILHIHGGGHLFGSPEQSLSLSRPTAARHNCVVVSVDYRLAPENRFPGSLMDCYAALVWMAEHAAELGIDASNIGLMGDSAGAGIAAGLALLARDRHGPALAFQNLMFPMLDDRTVTNTELNPATGEFIWTRENNDFGWRALLGCEPGSEEVSPYAAPARASDLAGLPPTWIGVGTLDLFLDENMAWAQRLIQAGVAVEMNIWPGAYHGFNSDPQAEVAQRARETRQAWLARVNRRSQA; from the coding sequence ATGAGCACATGGCATTTGGTTGACCCCGAACTTCGTCCCGCACTGGAATCCTGGACACCCACCACGCTCAACGCCGATGCACTATCCGACTTACGTGCACAGCGTCAGCAGGCCGCACTGGCGGCTATGCAACTTGATGATGGCTTAGCGCTGGAAATGAGCGAGCGCAATCTTGAAGGCATCGACGGCGAACCGCCGGTTCGGGTGCGCATTATCGCCCCGGTAACACCACGCGCTAACCGCATGGGGATTTTGCATATCCACGGCGGCGGCCATCTGTTTGGCAGCCCGGAGCAATCCCTGTCGCTGTCGCGACCAACAGCAGCACGCCATAACTGCGTGGTGGTGTCAGTGGATTATCGCCTGGCGCCGGAAAACCGCTTTCCGGGTTCGCTGATGGATTGCTACGCCGCGCTGGTATGGATGGCGGAGCACGCGGCGGAACTGGGTATCGATGCAAGCAATATCGGCTTGATGGGCGACAGCGCGGGGGCTGGCATTGCCGCCGGGCTGGCGCTGCTGGCGCGGGATCGCCACGGGCCCGCGCTGGCATTTCAGAATCTGATGTTCCCGATGCTCGATGACCGCACGGTCACCAACACCGAACTGAACCCGGCGACCGGGGAATTTATCTGGACGCGGGAGAATAACGACTTTGGCTGGCGCGCACTGTTGGGCTGCGAGCCGGGTAGCGAAGAGGTTTCGCCTTATGCCGCTCCGGCACGGGCAAGCGATCTGGCGGGGTTGCCACCGACATGGATTGGCGTCGGCACGCTGGATCTGTTTCTTGATGAGAACATGGCGTGGGCGCAACGGCTGATTCAGGCGGGTGTGGCAGTGGAGATGAATATCTGGCCGGGCGCTTACCACGGCTTTAATTCCGATCCGCAGGCAGAGGTTGCACAGCGGGCGCGGGAAACGCGTCAGGCCTGGCTGGCGCGCGTTAATCGCCGATCGCAAGCCTGA
- the rhlE gene encoding ATP-dependent RNA helicase RhlE, with protein MSFDALGLNPEILRAVAEQGYVQPTPIQQQAIPAVLQGRDLMASAQTGTGKTAGFTLPLLQLLVQKEPHAKGRRPVRALILTPTRELAAQIGENVRDYSQYLNIRSLVVFGGVSINPQMMKLRGGVDVLIATPGRLLDLEHQNALKLDSVEILVLDEADRMLDMGFIHDIRRVLAKLPQRRQNLLFSATFSDDIKALAEKLLHNPLEIEVARRNTASEQVTQHVHFVDKKRKRELLSQMIGQGNWQQVLVFTRTKHGANHLAEQLNKDGITSAAIHGNKSQGARTRALADFKSGDIRVLVATDIAARGLDIEELPHVVNYELPNVPEDYVHRIGRTGRAAATGEALSLVCVDEHKLLRDIERLLKKEIPRIAIEGYEPDPSIKAEPIQNGRGQGGGRQGGGRGQGGGGRGQSAPRRNEGEEQKPRSPRRTDGEAQKPRAPRRSEGGSRRLDGNAQPARDGQGKPAGNGARRRRPRKPSAAQ; from the coding sequence ATGTCATTTGATGCCCTTGGCCTGAATCCGGAAATCCTGCGCGCAGTCGCCGAGCAGGGTTATGTTCAGCCGACCCCTATTCAGCAGCAGGCGATCCCCGCCGTACTGCAAGGCCGCGACCTGATGGCCAGCGCCCAGACCGGTACCGGTAAAACGGCTGGCTTTACCCTGCCGCTGCTGCAACTGCTGGTGCAAAAAGAGCCGCACGCGAAAGGCCGCCGCCCGGTGCGTGCGCTGATCCTGACGCCAACCCGTGAACTGGCGGCGCAAATCGGTGAAAACGTACGCGACTACAGCCAGTATCTGAACATCCGTTCGCTGGTGGTGTTTGGCGGCGTCAGCATCAACCCGCAGATGATGAAACTGCGCGGTGGCGTCGATGTGCTGATCGCCACGCCTGGCCGTTTGCTGGATCTGGAACACCAAAACGCGCTGAAACTCGATAGCGTGGAAATTCTGGTGCTGGATGAAGCCGACCGTATGCTGGATATGGGCTTTATCCACGATATTCGCCGCGTGCTGGCAAAACTGCCGCAGCGCCGTCAGAACCTGCTGTTCTCCGCGACCTTCTCCGACGACATCAAAGCGCTGGCGGAAAAGCTGTTGCACAACCCGCTGGAAATTGAAGTGGCGCGCCGCAACACCGCTTCCGAGCAGGTGACTCAGCATGTGCATTTTGTAGATAAAAAACGTAAGCGTGAGCTGTTGTCGCAGATGATTGGCCAGGGTAACTGGCAGCAGGTGCTGGTCTTTACCCGCACCAAGCACGGCGCCAACCATCTGGCGGAACAACTGAATAAAGATGGCATCACCAGTGCGGCGATCCACGGTAACAAAAGCCAGGGCGCGCGTACCCGTGCGCTGGCGGATTTCAAATCCGGGGATATTCGCGTGCTGGTGGCCACAGATATCGCTGCGCGCGGTCTCGACATCGAAGAGCTGCCGCATGTGGTGAACTACGAGCTGCCGAACGTACCGGAAGATTACGTCCACCGTATCGGCCGTACCGGGCGTGCGGCGGCTACCGGTGAAGCGTTGTCGCTGGTCTGCGTTGATGAACACAAACTGCTGCGCGACATCGAACGTCTGCTGAAAAAAGAGATCCCGCGCATTGCCATCGAAGGCTATGAACCGGATCCGTCCATCAAAGCCGAACCGATCCAGAATGGTCGCGGCCAGGGCGGCGGTCGTCAGGGTGGTGGTCGCGGGCAGGGCGGCGGTGGTCGTGGTCAGTCCGCGCCGCGCCGCAATGAGGGTGAGGAGCAGAAACCGCGCTCCCCGCGTCGCACTGACGGTGAAGCGCAAAAACCGCGTGCTCCACGCCGCAGTGAAGGGGGTTCACGCCGTCTGGATGGTAACGCCCAGCCAGCGCGTGACGGCCAGGGTAAACCGGCAGGAAACGGCGCACGCCGTCGCCGTCCGCGTAAACCGAGCGCCGCGCAGTAA
- the cecR gene encoding transcriptional regulator CecR: protein MNTTPTTSKGEQAKQQLIAAALAQFGEYGLHATTRDIAALAGQNIAAITYYFGSKEDLYLACAQWIADFISKNFHPHVQAAEALFAQPEPNKAEIRALIHSACRNMITLLTHDETLNLSKFISREQLSPTRAYQRVHDQVIAPMHSHLTALLAAYTGRDATDTETIIHTHALLGEILAFRLGRETFLLRAGWSQFDEEKTAQIYQVITCHIDLILQGLTHRSPE from the coding sequence ATGAATACAACCCCAACGACCAGTAAAGGCGAACAGGCCAAACAGCAGTTGATTGCTGCCGCGCTGGCGCAATTCGGTGAATACGGGCTGCATGCTACCACCCGCGATATCGCCGCGCTGGCCGGGCAAAATATTGCGGCGATCACCTATTACTTTGGTTCGAAAGAGGATTTATACCTCGCCTGTGCGCAGTGGATCGCCGACTTTATCAGTAAGAATTTCCACCCGCATGTTCAGGCAGCAGAGGCGTTGTTCGCGCAGCCGGAGCCGAATAAGGCAGAAATACGCGCTCTGATTCATAGCGCCTGCCGCAACATGATCACGCTGCTCACCCACGATGAGACGCTGAACCTGAGCAAATTTATCTCCCGCGAGCAGCTCTCGCCAACGCGGGCGTATCAGCGGGTGCACGATCAGGTCATTGCGCCGATGCACAGCCATCTCACCGCCCTGCTGGCGGCCTATACCGGGCGGGATGCCACGGATACCGAAACCATTATTCATACCCACGCACTGCTCGGTGAAATTCTCGCGTTTCGCCTCGGGCGGGAAACCTTCTTGCTGCGTGCGGGCTGGTCGCAGTTTGACGAAGAGAAAACCGCGCAGATTTACCAGGTTATCACCTGCCATATCGATCTCATTTTGCAAGGATTAACGCACAGGAGTCCGGAGTGA
- the hlyD gene encoding secretion protein HlyD, producing the protein MKKPLVTVLIVVVVIAALAGGWMWYQSRQERALTLYGNVDIRTVNLSFRVGGRLASLNVDEGDAIQAGQTLGEIDKAPYQNALLQAQANVSTAQAKYDLATAGYRDEEIAQAVAAVNQARAAYDYAQNYYQRQQGLWKSRVISANDLENARSTRDQAQATLKSAQDKLSQYRTGNRPQEIEQAKAGLEQAQAALAQAQLDLHDTTLVAPSAGTILTRAVEPGSMLSAGGTVFTLSLTRPVWVRAYVDEINLQQAQPGQEVLLYTDGRPNKPYHGKIGFVSPTAEFTPKTVQTPDLRTDLVYRLRIIVTDADNSLRQGMPVTVRFAGEARHE; encoded by the coding sequence ATGAAAAAACCTCTCGTTACGGTGTTGATTGTGGTGGTCGTTATCGCCGCGCTGGCTGGCGGCTGGATGTGGTATCAGAGCAGACAGGAGCGCGCGCTCACCCTGTACGGTAACGTTGATATTCGCACGGTGAATTTGAGTTTCCGCGTTGGCGGACGGCTCGCTTCGCTAAACGTTGATGAAGGCGATGCGATCCAGGCCGGACAGACGCTCGGTGAGATCGATAAAGCGCCCTACCAGAATGCCTTATTGCAGGCGCAGGCCAATGTCTCCACCGCGCAAGCGAAATACGATCTGGCTACCGCTGGCTACCGTGATGAAGAGATTGCCCAGGCTGTTGCGGCGGTGAATCAGGCGCGGGCCGCCTATGACTACGCGCAAAACTACTATCAGCGTCAGCAAGGGTTATGGAAAAGCCGGGTGATCTCCGCCAACGATCTGGAAAATGCCCGTTCCACACGGGATCAGGCGCAGGCAACGCTGAAATCCGCGCAGGACAAGTTAAGCCAGTACCGCACCGGTAACCGCCCGCAGGAAATTGAACAGGCGAAAGCGGGTCTTGAACAGGCGCAGGCCGCGCTGGCGCAGGCGCAACTGGATCTGCATGACACCACGCTGGTCGCCCCTTCCGCCGGGACAATCCTGACCCGCGCCGTCGAGCCGGGCAGCATGCTCAGCGCAGGCGGCACCGTTTTCACGCTGTCGTTAACCCGTCCGGTATGGGTGCGCGCATATGTTGATGAGATCAACTTGCAGCAGGCGCAGCCAGGGCAGGAAGTACTGCTTTACACCGATGGGCGACCGAATAAGCCGTATCATGGCAAAATCGGCTTTGTCTCGCCTACCGCCGAATTTACGCCCAAAACTGTGCAAACCCCGGATCTGCGAACCGATCTGGTGTATCGCCTGCGCATTATCGTTACCGATGCCGACAACTCGCTGCGCCAGGGGATGCCGGTAACCGTGCGTTTTGCGGGCGAGGCGCGTCATGAATGA
- a CDS encoding ATP-binding cassette domain-containing protein: MNEASIHLRGLVKRFPGMEKPAVAKLDCEIRAGYVTGLVGPDGAGKTTLMRILAGLMKQDEGSVQVMGLDPLRQDSELHAMLGYMPQKFGLYEDLTVMENLNLYADLRSVTGEQRRQTFDRLLEFTALAPFTGRLAGKLSGGMKQKLGLACTLVGEPKVLLLDEPGVGVDPISRRELWQMVHELAGEGMLILWSTSYLDEAEQCRDVLLMNEGELLYQGEPTALTQRMAGRSFLVTSAQENNRRLLRLILRQPQVSDGMIQGRSVRMILKKEAHVDEILHADNMPPVEITETAPRFEDAFIDLLGGAGASESPLGAILHTVEGSTDETVIEARSLTKKFGDFAATDHVNFAVKRGEIFGLLGPNGAGKSTTFKMMCGLLVPTDGQALVLNLDLKVSSGKARQHLGYMAQKFSLYGNLTVEQNLRFFSGVYGLRGRAQNEKITRMSEAFGLKAIAHHATDELPLGFKQRLALACSLMHEPDILFLDEPTSGVDPLTRREFWLHINSMVEKGVTVMVTTHFMDEAEYCDRIGLVYRGKLIASGTPDDLKAQSADADNPDPTMEQAFITLIHNWDKEHGHAS; this comes from the coding sequence ATGAATGAGGCATCCATCCATTTACGCGGGCTGGTAAAACGCTTTCCGGGCATGGAAAAACCCGCTGTCGCAAAGCTCGATTGCGAGATTCGCGCCGGGTATGTCACCGGGCTGGTCGGCCCGGATGGCGCAGGGAAAACCACACTGATGCGCATTCTTGCCGGGTTGATGAAGCAGGACGAAGGCAGCGTGCAGGTGATGGGTCTGGATCCGCTGCGTCAGGATAGCGAACTACACGCCATGCTCGGTTATATGCCGCAAAAATTCGGGCTGTATGAAGATTTAACGGTAATGGAAAACCTCAATCTGTACGCCGATCTGCGCAGCGTCACCGGCGAGCAGCGCCGTCAGACCTTCGATCGCCTGCTGGAGTTTACCGCTCTCGCCCCATTTACCGGACGGCTGGCCGGAAAGCTCTCAGGCGGGATGAAGCAGAAACTGGGGCTGGCCTGCACGCTGGTCGGCGAACCGAAAGTGCTGTTGCTGGATGAGCCGGGCGTCGGCGTTGACCCGATTTCCCGCCGCGAACTGTGGCAGATGGTGCATGAACTGGCGGGCGAAGGGATGCTGATCCTCTGGAGCACCTCGTATCTTGATGAAGCGGAGCAGTGCCGCGATGTGCTGCTGATGAACGAAGGCGAATTGCTGTATCAGGGCGAGCCGACCGCGCTGACGCAGCGCATGGCCGGGCGCAGTTTTCTTGTCACCAGCGCGCAGGAGAACAACCGCCGCTTGCTGCGTCTTATTCTGCGTCAGCCTCAGGTCAGCGATGGCATGATCCAGGGGCGCTCGGTGCGCATGATCCTGAAAAAAGAGGCGCACGTCGACGAAATTCTCCACGCCGACAACATGCCGCCAGTAGAGATCACGGAAACCGCGCCGCGCTTTGAAGATGCGTTTATCGATCTGCTCGGCGGCGCGGGTGCGTCCGAATCCCCGCTGGGGGCAATTCTGCATACGGTGGAAGGCAGCACGGACGAAACGGTGATTGAAGCCCGCTCGCTGACCAAAAAGTTTGGTGATTTCGCCGCTACCGACCATGTCAATTTTGCCGTCAAGCGCGGTGAAATCTTCGGCCTGCTGGGGCCGAACGGCGCAGGTAAATCGACCACTTTCAAAATGATGTGCGGTTTGTTGGTGCCTACCGACGGCCAGGCGCTGGTGCTGAATCTCGATCTCAAAGTCAGCTCCGGCAAAGCGCGCCAGCATCTGGGTTATATGGCGCAAAAATTCTCGCTGTACGGCAACCTGACGGTAGAGCAGAACCTGCGCTTTTTCTCCGGCGTCTACGGCCTGCGCGGACGGGCGCAAAACGAAAAGATAACCCGCATGAGCGAGGCGTTCGGGCTGAAAGCCATTGCTCACCATGCGACCGATGAATTGCCGCTGGGCTTTAAGCAGCGCCTGGCGCTGGCCTGCTCGCTGATGCATGAACCGGATATTCTGTTCCTTGATGAACCCACTTCCGGTGTCGATCCACTGACGCGACGGGAGTTCTGGCTGCACATCAACAGCATGGTGGAGAAAGGCGTGACCGTGATGGTCACCACGCACTTTATGGACGAAGCAGAGTATTGCGATCGTATCGGGCTGGTGTATCGCGGAAAGCTTATCGCCAGCGGCACGCCGGATGATTTAAAGGCGCAAAGCGCCGATGCGGATAACCCGGATCCGACAATGGAGCAGGCTTTTATTACGCTTATCCATAACTGGGATAAGGAGCACGGCCATGCATCTTAA
- a CDS encoding ABC transporter permease yields MHLNTLSWRRVRALCVKETRQIVRDPSSWLIAVVIPLLLLFIFGYGINLDSSKLRIGVLLEQQSKEAMDFTHTLTGSPYIDATISDNRPQLIQMMQAGRIRGLVVVPTNFAAQMARANEVAPIQVITDGSEPNTANFVQGYVQGIWQLWQQQRAEDRGQTFEPLIDVQTRYWFNPAAISQHFIIPGAVTIIMTVIGAILTSLVVAREWERGTMEALLSTEVTRAELLLCKLIPYYFLGMLAMLLCMLVSVFILGVPYRGSLLILFLITSLFLLSTLGMGLLISTITRNQFNAAQVALNAAFLPSIMLSGFIFQIDSMPAVIRVVTYIIPARYFVSTLQSLFLAGNIPVVLMVNVLFLIASALMFIGLTWLKTKRRLD; encoded by the coding sequence ATGCATCTTAACACTCTCAGTTGGCGGCGCGTGCGGGCGCTGTGCGTCAAAGAGACGCGGCAGATTGTCCGTGATCCCAGTAGCTGGCTGATTGCCGTCGTCATCCCGCTGTTGTTGCTGTTTATCTTCGGTTACGGCATTAACCTTGATTCCAGCAAGCTACGCATTGGTGTGCTGCTGGAGCAGCAAAGTAAAGAGGCGATGGATTTCACCCATACGCTGACCGGCTCGCCCTATATTGATGCCACGATCAGCGATAACCGCCCGCAGCTTATCCAGATGATGCAGGCCGGGCGTATTCGCGGGCTGGTGGTGGTGCCGACGAATTTCGCCGCGCAGATGGCGCGCGCCAATGAAGTTGCGCCGATTCAGGTGATCACCGATGGCAGCGAACCGAATACCGCCAACTTTGTGCAGGGCTACGTACAGGGGATCTGGCAACTCTGGCAGCAACAGCGGGCAGAAGATCGCGGACAAACATTTGAACCGTTGATCGATGTGCAAACCCGCTACTGGTTTAACCCGGCCGCCATCAGCCAGCATTTTATTATTCCTGGCGCGGTGACCATCATCATGACGGTGATTGGCGCTATCCTCACCTCGCTGGTGGTGGCGCGCGAATGGGAGCGCGGCACGATGGAGGCCCTGCTTTCAACCGAAGTGACGCGCGCGGAATTGCTGCTGTGCAAGCTGATTCCCTACTATTTTCTCGGCATGCTGGCGATGCTGCTGTGCATGCTGGTGTCGGTGTTTATTCTTGGCGTGCCTTACCGCGGCTCGCTGCTGATTTTATTTCTCATCACCAGCCTGTTTTTGCTCAGCACGTTGGGGATGGGGCTGCTGATTTCCACTATCACACGTAACCAGTTTAATGCCGCGCAGGTCGCGCTGAATGCCGCCTTTCTGCCGTCGATTATGCTATCCGGTTTTATCTTCCAGATTGACAGCATGCCTGCCGTGATCCGCGTGGTGACTTATATCATTCCGGCGCGTTATTTCGTCAGTACGCTGCAAAGCCTGTTTCTGGCGGGCAACATCCCGGTGGTGTTGATGGTTAACGTTCTGTTTTTGATCGCCTCAGCGCTGATGTTTATTGGCCTGACATGGCTGAAAACCAAACGCAGACTGGATTAA
- a CDS encoding ABC transporter permease codes for MFHRLLTLIRKELQSLLREPQTRAILILPVLLQVVLFPFAATLEVTNATIAIYNEDNGKHAVELTQRFARAKAFTHILLLKSPQEIRPTIDTQKALLLVRFPADFSRNLDSGITAPMQLILDGRNSNSAQIAANYLQQIVQDYQQELLSGQQKPNNSELVIRNWYNPNLDYKWFVVPSLIAMITTIGVMIVTSLSVAREREQGTLDQLLVSPLSTWQIFVGKAVPALIVATFQATIVLSVGILAYKIPFAGSLLLFYFSMLIYGLSLVGFGLLISSLCATQQQAFIGVFVFMMPAILLSGYVSPVENMPVWLQDLTWANPIRHFTDITKEIYLKDASLTIVWQSLWPLVVIAAITGSAAYALFRRNIA; via the coding sequence ATGTTTCACCGTTTACTGACGCTTATCCGCAAAGAGTTACAGTCGTTACTGCGCGAACCGCAAACCCGCGCCATTCTGATCCTGCCGGTGCTGTTGCAGGTGGTGCTGTTCCCCTTTGCTGCCACGCTGGAAGTGACCAACGCCACTATCGCCATCTATAACGAAGATAACGGCAAACATGCGGTTGAGCTGACGCAGCGTTTTGCCCGCGCTAAAGCCTTTACCCATATTCTGCTGCTGAAAAGCCCGCAGGAGATACGCCCGACCATCGATACGCAGAAAGCATTGTTGTTAGTGCGTTTTCCGGCCGATTTTTCCCGCAATCTTGATAGCGGCATCACCGCGCCAATGCAGTTGATCCTCGACGGGCGCAACTCTAACAGTGCGCAAATCGCCGCCAATTATCTGCAACAAATCGTGCAGGATTATCAGCAGGAGCTGCTGAGCGGCCAGCAGAAACCGAATAACAGTGAGCTGGTGATACGCAACTGGTACAACCCGAATCTCGATTACAAATGGTTTGTGGTGCCGTCGCTGATCGCCATGATCACCACCATCGGCGTGATGATTGTGACCTCGCTGTCGGTGGCGCGTGAACGCGAACAGGGCACGCTGGATCAGCTACTGGTTTCGCCGCTGTCAACGTGGCAAATTTTTGTCGGCAAAGCCGTGCCAGCGCTGATTGTCGCAACGTTTCAGGCGACGATTGTGCTCTCCGTCGGTATTCTGGCCTATAAAATTCCCTTTGCCGGATCGCTGCTGCTGTTCTATTTCTCAATGCTGATTTATGGCTTGTCGCTGGTGGGTTTCGGCCTGCTGATTTCGTCGCTTTGCGCCACACAGCAGCAGGCATTTATTGGCGTGTTTGTCTTTATGATGCCCGCGATCCTGCTGTCGGGCTATGTATCACCGGTGGAGAACATGCCGGTCTGGTTGCAGGATTTGACCTGGGCCAACCCTATCCGGCACTTTACCGATATTACCAAGGAGATTTATCTGAAGGATGCCAGCTTAACGATTGTCTGGCAGAGTTTATGGCCGCTGGTGGTGATTGCGGCCATCACCGGTTCAGCGGCGTATGCGCTGTTTCGCAGAAATATTGCCTAA
- a CDS encoding YbhQ family protein yields the protein MKWQQHIRDVTGLSCWQIMLHMLIVALLVMGWMSGSLVRVGLSLCVLYGVSVLLMLFLQRHHDARWRGVGDVLEELTTTWYFGASLIVIWLLSRVLPNHFILAAAGLAILAGPAVVSLLTKERKLGNISAKQRIRR from the coding sequence ATGAAGTGGCAACAGCACATTCGTGATGTAACAGGCCTGAGTTGCTGGCAGATTATGTTGCATATGCTGATAGTCGCGCTGCTGGTGATGGGCTGGATGAGCGGTTCTCTGGTGCGCGTCGGTCTGAGCCTGTGCGTACTTTACGGTGTGTCCGTGCTGCTGATGCTGTTTCTCCAGCGCCACCACGATGCACGCTGGCGCGGCGTCGGCGATGTGCTGGAAGAGTTGACTACCACCTGGTATTTCGGCGCGTCGCTGATCGTTATCTGGCTGCTTTCCCGCGTGTTGCCTAACCACTTTATTCTGGCCGCTGCCGGGCTGGCTATTCTTGCCGGTCCGGCGGTGGTATCGCTGCTGACCAAAGAGCGCAAGTTAGGCAATATTTCTGCGAAACAGCGCATACGCCGCTGA
- a CDS encoding endonuclease/exonuclease/phosphatase family protein: MTQHARHFSLKVLTINTHKGFTAFNRRFILPELRDAVRTVSADIVCLQEVMGAHEVHPLHVENWPDTTHYEFLADTMWSDYAYGRNAVYPEGHHGNAVLSRYPIEHFENRDVSVDGSEKRGLLYCRITPPDLGHSLHVICVHLGLRETHRQAQLTMLAEWVNALPEGEPVVVAGDFNDWRQKANHPLKTQAGLEEIFTRAHGRPARTFPVALPLLRLDRIYVKNANASAPTALPLRNWRHLSDHAPLSAEIHL; encoded by the coding sequence ATGACCCAACACGCGCGACATTTTTCATTGAAAGTGCTCACCATCAATACCCACAAAGGCTTTACCGCGTTTAACCGGCGCTTTATTTTGCCTGAGCTGCGTGACGCGGTACGGACCGTCAGCGCGGATATCGTCTGCCTGCAAGAAGTGATGGGCGCCCACGAAGTGCATCCACTGCATGTGGAGAACTGGCCGGACACCACCCACTATGAATTTCTTGCCGATACCATGTGGAGCGATTACGCCTACGGACGTAACGCGGTTTATCCCGAAGGGCATCACGGAAATGCGGTGCTTTCCCGCTATCCGATCGAACACTTTGAAAATCGTGATGTTTCAGTTGATGGCAGCGAAAAACGCGGCCTGCTCTACTGCCGCATTACGCCACCGGATCTCGGCCATTCATTACATGTCATTTGCGTTCATCTTGGTCTGCGGGAAACCCATCGTCAGGCGCAGCTCACCATGCTGGCAGAGTGGGTGAATGCGCTGCCCGAAGGCGAACCCGTCGTGGTGGCAGGCGACTTTAATGACTGGCGGCAAAAAGCCAATCACCCGCTGAAGACGCAGGCCGGGCTGGAGGAGATTTTCACCCGCGCTCACGGCCGCCCTGCCCGTACTTTCCCGGTCGCACTGCCATTGTTGAGGCTCGATCGGATCTATGTGAAAAACGCCAATGCCAGCGCGCCGACCGCGCTGCCGCTGCGTAACTGGCGACACCTTTCCGATCACGCCCCACTGAGCGCGGAGATCCACCTATGA